One window of Pieris napi chromosome 1, ilPieNapi1.2, whole genome shotgun sequence genomic DNA carries:
- the LOC125051111 gene encoding uncharacterized protein LOC125051111 produces MKAAVVLLSLVCLGWAAPQMRKPFHEHFSDFITIIDDEAGDERDHLTEHYLEFEEFRASIDYMAGKDFKGLVKEMEDLPEFKAVIEFLEGHEIDITYYIDLLDIFIDQLSAGQKRHELSGRDVSAYIKDTIAILPKEKLDALYDEKIENDEEFKRAMDSLQSDEWKEIWDALWENETFKAEADELSKNGIDLQMLLSELVAIFGQN; encoded by the exons ATGAAGGCAGCCGTAGTTCTCTTGAGCCTTGTGTGCCTCGGGTGGGCAGCACCCCAGATGAGGAAGCCTTTCCACGAGCATTTCTCAGACTTCATTACTATTATCGATGATGAAGCTGGCGATGAGAGGGACCATTTAACTGAACACTACTTGGAGTTTGAGGAATTTAGAGCGAGTATCGATTATATGGCCGGAAAGGACTTTAAAGGGCTAGTCAAGGAGATGGAAGACCTTCCAGAGTTCAAGGCC gtTATTGAATTTTTGGAGGGCCACGAAATCGACATCACTTACTACATTGACTTATTGGATATCTTCATTG ATCAGCTCAGCGCCGGCCAAAAACGCCACGAGCTAAGCGGTAGAGACGTTAGCGCATACATCAAAGATACCATCGCCATTTTACCCAAGGAGAAGTTGGATGCACTTTATGATGAGAAGATCGAAAACGACGAAGAGTTCAAGAGGGCCATGGACAGCCTCCAGAGCGACGAATGGAAGGAAATATGGGACGCTCTCTGGGAAAACGAGACCTTCAAGGCCGAAGCAGACGAGCTCTCTAAAAATGGTATTGACCTCCAGATGCTTCTGAGCGAACTTGTCGCCATCTTCGGACAAAACTAA